One Flavobacterium sp. 90 DNA segment encodes these proteins:
- a CDS encoding TonB-dependent receptor encodes MKTKLLFTIIFLLLTSFIFAQNVISGKVVDQKGKPVPGANIYLDGTYDGATSSENGDFSFETTTTGNQTIVVSFLLYETFKTEIDVANYKNQTVKLRENVNALDAVVITAGTLESGDKARVSVLKPLDIVTTAGSAGNIIAALQTLPGTQTVGEDGRLFVRGGEASETQTFVDGLRVAQPYGATTNNLPTRSRFSPFLFSGIAFSTGGYSAEYGEALSSVLLLNTQDEPDQNKTDIALMTVGLGVGNTQKWKKSSFSINTNYINLAPYQAAIPQNVDWNNPYQSLGGEAVYRYHFERGIFKLYAAFDSEKFDLNQKNVNFVNPIRTDLNNNNFYLNASYKGDFGTGWQLTSGVSYGYSKNKIKYDINDVDSNENAMQLKLKLRKNISNYFKLSFGADYFITKFNENFDDNISIKVANGYDSNIAAFYTEGDILFSKKLAMKVGLRYSNNSLLNENNFAPRASIAYKVSKTSQFSFAYGDFSQTPVVDYIKYSKYHQFESEKAQHYILNYQFTKPGQTFRAEAYYKDYSNLVQYDTKDIQYNSVFNNNGSGYAKGLDLFWRDSNLYKNLEYWISYSYIDSQRQYKNFPTMATPSFIANHSLSIVTKYFITDWKSQIGFTNSFTTGRPYNDPNQTQFMSGKTKSYNSLSFNWAYLLTTQKILYFSVSNVIGTKNIYGYDYAKLPDANGVYNRQAVTPTADRFFFVGFFWTISQNKNENQLKNL; translated from the coding sequence ATGAAAACCAAATTACTTTTTACAATTATTTTTTTACTTTTAACGTCTTTTATTTTTGCTCAGAATGTCATTTCTGGAAAAGTTGTAGATCAAAAAGGAAAACCGGTTCCGGGAGCAAATATCTATCTGGACGGAACTTATGACGGAGCTACAAGTTCTGAAAACGGAGATTTTTCTTTTGAAACCACTACAACAGGAAATCAAACAATAGTGGTTAGTTTTTTACTTTATGAAACTTTCAAAACAGAAATTGATGTTGCCAATTACAAAAATCAAACTGTTAAATTAAGAGAAAATGTAAACGCTCTTGATGCCGTAGTTATTACCGCAGGAACATTAGAATCCGGAGACAAAGCCAGAGTTTCTGTTTTAAAACCATTAGATATTGTTACAACTGCTGGTTCTGCCGGAAATATTATTGCAGCCTTACAAACTTTGCCGGGAACGCAAACTGTGGGTGAGGACGGACGTTTATTTGTTCGTGGAGGAGAAGCAAGCGAAACGCAAACCTTTGTTGATGGACTTCGTGTGGCACAACCTTATGGCGCAACAACCAATAATTTACCAACAAGAAGTAGATTTTCACCTTTCTTATTTAGTGGAATTGCATTTTCAACAGGAGGTTATTCTGCTGAATATGGAGAAGCTTTATCAAGTGTTTTACTTTTGAATACACAAGACGAACCGGACCAAAATAAAACAGATATTGCTTTAATGACCGTAGGTTTAGGAGTTGGAAATACTCAAAAATGGAAAAAAAGCTCTTTTAGTATTAATACCAATTATATTAATCTTGCACCTTATCAGGCTGCAATTCCGCAAAATGTAGATTGGAATAATCCTTATCAATCTTTGGGTGGAGAAGCAGTTTACAGATATCATTTCGAAAGAGGAATTTTTAAACTTTATGCAGCTTTCGATTCAGAGAAATTTGACTTGAATCAGAAAAATGTAAATTTTGTAAATCCAATCAGAACTGATTTAAACAATAATAATTTCTACCTGAATGCTTCTTACAAAGGAGATTTTGGAACAGGATGGCAACTTACATCAGGAGTTAGTTATGGTTACAGCAAGAATAAAATCAAGTATGATATAAATGATGTTGATAGCAACGAAAATGCAATGCAATTGAAGTTGAAGTTGAGAAAAAACATTTCGAACTATTTTAAATTATCTTTTGGAGCAGATTATTTTATCACAAAATTCAATGAAAATTTCGATGATAACATTTCGATTAAAGTTGCAAATGGTTACGATTCTAATATTGCCGCTTTTTATACCGAAGGAGATATTTTATTCTCTAAAAAATTAGCGATGAAAGTAGGTTTAAGGTATTCGAACAATAGTTTGTTAAATGAAAACAATTTTGCGCCAAGAGCTTCTATTGCTTATAAAGTTTCAAAAACAAGTCAGTTTTCATTTGCTTACGGAGATTTTAGTCAGACTCCGGTTGTTGATTATATTAAATACTCTAAATACCACCAGTTTGAAAGTGAAAAAGCACAACATTATATTTTAAATTATCAGTTTACAAAACCTGGACAAACTTTTAGAGCAGAAGCCTATTATAAAGATTACAGCAATTTGGTTCAATACGATACAAAAGACATTCAATACAATTCGGTTTTCAATAATAACGGATCAGGATATGCAAAAGGACTTGATTTATTTTGGAGAGACAGCAATTTGTATAAAAACTTAGAATATTGGATTTCGTATTCTTATATCGATTCACAAAGACAATACAAGAATTTTCCAACGATGGCAACACCAAGTTTCATTGCAAATCACAGTTTGTCTATTGTAACAAAGTACTTCATTACAGATTGGAAATCGCAAATTGGTTTTACGAACAGTTTTACAACAGGAAGACCTTATAATGATCCAAACCAAACTCAGTTTATGAGTGGAAAAACTAAAAGTTATAATAGTTTAAGTTTTAACTGGGCGTATTTATTGACAACACAAAAAATCTTGTATTTCTCTGTTTCGAATGTAATAGGAACAAAAAATATCTACGGATATGATTACGCAAAATTACCGGATGCAAACGGAGTTTATAACAGGCAAGCCGTAACACCAACCGCAGACAGATTCTTTTTCGTAGGTTTCTTCTGGACGATTAGCCAGAATAAAAATGAGAATCAATTGAAAAACTTATAG
- a CDS encoding DUF2141 domain-containing protein, with the protein MTKIITIITLFICSLLSAQNVKLTVAVSGLKNDTGIVKVGLYNSDGTFLKTTYKSLTSEIKNNQVVVTFDNLPTGEYAISTYHDENNNGKLDRNAMGIPSEAYAASNNAKGFMGPPSYKDAKFIVDKDSKIEITL; encoded by the coding sequence ATGACCAAAATTATTACAATAATCACCTTATTTATTTGCAGTTTATTATCTGCTCAAAATGTAAAATTAACTGTTGCTGTTTCAGGTTTAAAAAATGATACAGGAATTGTAAAAGTAGGTTTGTACAACTCAGACGGGACATTTCTTAAAACGACTTATAAAAGCCTTACTTCTGAAATTAAAAATAACCAAGTAGTTGTAACGTTTGATAATCTTCCGACAGGAGAATATGCAATTTCAACTTATCATGATGAAAACAATAACGGAAAACTTGATCGAAATGCGATGGGAATACCTTCTGAAGCTTATGCAGCGTCAAACAATGCTAAAGGATTTATGGGGCCTCCTTCGTATAAAGATGCTAAATTTATTGTCGATAAAGATTCAAAAATTGAAATAACATTATAA